From the genome of Leguminivora glycinivorella isolate SPB_JAAS2020 chromosome 26, LegGlyc_1.1, whole genome shotgun sequence, one region includes:
- the LOC125239764 gene encoding uncharacterized protein K02A2.6-like: MGTRLDDSLSKVINFILNGWPNKIQNTLLKPYYDNRNELAVENDLVLKGHKLVIPQSMRTKIIEELHRGHLGAHKMKAQARDRFWWPRLSQDIEECVATCRVCAALRPAPARAPLTPWPFPPHSWHRVHMDLLGPINNRTFLVIVDAFSKWVECFEVSNNYSTRVIIERLSEVMARFGIFNVICSDNGSYFISKEFKEFCARNGIQHITSPSYSPASNGQAESYIKIIKRAIKGIIMSGSSGKDLNVKIQEFLFHYRNSTHSTTDRSPSELLFGRKLRSRLDLIAPPVASSSAPLDVLVKEKQCRQIEQYRGSRKVNFAIGEQVLVQVYINQNRQLVKGKILKKLGSSVYIVQLVNLNRNVKKHTNQILKYKGEEEHVLYDSQPAVPATVQPRVTELAKLSQPSPAADSVADDFQIPVILKEHPAITEMSQTAPPTDHIPDAGTVDNQPDQVEQEADGDRSQEYEDAQPETPNSNSETTVPPVEPQATEPIGKRLRKIVDYKQFF; encoded by the coding sequence ATGGGCACGCGACTGGACGACTCGCTTTCAaaagtaattaattttattttaaatgggtGGCCTAATAAAATTCAAAACACACTGCTAAAACCATATTATGATAACCGTAATGAGCTAGCTGTAGAAAACGACCTAGTTCTGAAAGGTCATAAACTAGTAATACCGCAGTCTATgagaacaaaaataattgaggAGTTACATAGGGGCCATTTAGGTGCGCATAAAATGAAAGCGCAAGCCCGTGACAGGTTTTGGTGGCCACGCCTCTCACAGGATATCGAGGAGTGTGTCGCGACGTGCCGCGTGTGCGCGGCGCTGcggccggcgccggcgcgggcGCCGCTCACGCCGTGGCCGTTCCCGCCGCACAGCTGGCATCGGGTACATATGGACTTATTGGGGCCCATAAACAATAGAACTTTTTTAGTCATTGTAGACGCGTTTTCAAAATGGGTCGAATGTTTCGAGGTGTCTAATAATTATAGTACTCGCGTAATTATAGAACGGCTAAGCGAAGTAATGGCAAGGTTTGGAATATTTAACGTTATTTGCAGTGACAACGGGTCCTATTTCATATCTAAAGAATTTAAGGAGTTTTGCGCTCGTAATGGAATACAACATATAACTTCACCTAGTTATAGCCCGGCCAGCAACGGTCAAGCGGAAAGCTATATTAAGATTATTAAACGGGctattaaaggtataataatgTCGGGTAGCAGCGGGAAggatttaaatgtaaaaattcaagAATTTTTATTCCATTACAGGAATTCCACACACAGCACTACAGACAGATCCCCTTCTGAATTATTATTTGGGCGGAAATTAAGAAGTAGATTGGACTTGATAGCTCCACCAGTCGCATCATCCAGCGCACCACTCGACGTACTCGTCAAAGAAAAACAATGTCGACAGATTGAACAATATCGTGGTTCCCGTAAAGTGAATTTTGCGATTGGTGAGCAAGTGTTAGTGCAGGTTTATATTAATCAAAATAGACAGTTAGTTaaaggaaaaatattaaaaaaacttgGTTCTTCAGTATATATAGTACAGCTAGTAAACCTTAACCGAAATGTAAAAAAACACACGAatcaaattttgaaatataagGGGGAGGAGGAACACGTGTTGTATGACAGCCAACCGGCAGTTCCTGCGACGGTGCAACCAAGGGTCACTGAGTTGGCTAAATTGTCACAGCCTTCACCGGCAGCCGACTCCGTGGCAGATGACTTCCAGATACCCGTTATTTTGAAGGAGCATCCGGCGATCACAGAGATGTCACAAACAGCACCTCCGACTGATCACATACCAGATGCTGGCACAGTAGACAACCAGCCGGACCAGGTCGAGCAAGAGGCAGACGGCGACCGCTCTCAGGAGTACGAAGACGCTCAACCCGAGACTCCCAACAGTAATAGCGAGACAACTGTGCCTCCTGTCGAACCGCAGGCTACTGAGCCTATTGGAAAGCGGTTAAGGAAAATTGTAGACTATAAGCAATTCTTTTAG